The Pseudomonas cavernicola DNA segment GGCGTCGACCTCAGCGGCTATGCCGACGGCCAGACTTACAGCGTCACTGCCGACGTCAGCGATGCCGCCGGCAACCCCGCCGTGCAGGCCGAACGCGACATCCGCACCACCGACACCAGCGCCCCGACCGTCACTGCCAGCCAGACCTTCAACTACGCCGAGAACCAAGTTGCCGGCAGCACACTCGGCGCCGTCGCCGCCAGCGACAGCGTCGGCGTTACCGGCTATCGCTTCAGCAACGGCACCCAGGTGTCCGCTGACGGCTTCTTCGCCATCAGCAACAGCGGCGCCATCACTCTCACTGCCGCTGGGGCCGCCGCCGGCGCGGCCACCAATGACTTCGAGACCGGGGCTAACAGCTTCACCGTCCAGGTCGTGGCCCTCGATGCCGCCGGCAACTCTTCTCCGGTCACCAACGTGACCCTCAACCTCACCAATCTGAACGAGGCGCCGGCAGGTACTGACAACACTTTCAGCATCAACGAAGACAGCAGCAAAGTCTTCGCCGCCAGCGACTTTGGCTTCAGCGATGTGGATGCCGGCGACAGCCTGCAAGCCGTGCGCATCGACGCTCTGCCGGGCGCCGGTTCGCTGACCCTGGGCGGCGTGGCCGTGAGCGCGGGTCAGGTGATCAGCCTGGCCCAGCTCGGCAGCCTGACTTTCACTCCGGCGGCTAACGCCAACGGCAACAACTACGCCAGCCTGAGCTTCTCGGTCCAGGACGCGTCAGGCGCGTTCAGCCCCGCGCCAAACACCCTGACCCTGAACGTCACGCCGGTGAACGATACGCCGGTCGCCACGGCGACCAGCGCCACCGCAGTGGAAGACGGCGCCGCGATCACCGGCCAGTTGGCGGCCAGTGACCTCGACCAGGACGCCATGCTGACCTTTAGCCTGAACGCCGCCGCACCGGCGGGTTTCAGCCTCGACAGCACGACCGGCAGTTGGACCTTCGACCCGAGCAACGCGGCCTACCAGGCCCTGGCTGCCGGCGAAGAACGGCAAATCAATGTGCCTTTCAGTGTCACCGACGAGCACGGCGCCGCCAGCCAAAGCGTGCTGAACCTCACCATCACCGGCACTAACGATGCGCCGCTGATGCAGGCCAGCCTGGGCAACGTGGCGGGCGTCATCACCAAGCCACAAACCCAGGCGAACCACAGTTTCGCCAGCGCCATCGGGCTGGACGGCTCCTTCGTCCAAGTCGCCAACGCGGATGTGCTGAACTCTACGACCACGCCTTTCGTCTCGATCAACTCGATCGGCAACGGCGCGGCGGACTATTACGTCTTCACGGTCACCCAGGCCGGCAGCACCGCGGTATTCGATATCGACCATGCGCGCGCGGCTGATGGCAGCGGGCTCGATTCGGTCATCCATCTCTGGGATGCAAACGGCACGCGCCTCACCTATAACGATGACGCCGCGATCACCTCTGGCGCCGGTGGTAGCGCACACGATTATGACGCCTACCTGAGCTACACCTTCGCCCAACCGGGCACCTACTATATTTCGGTCGGCAGCTATTTAGCGGGCACCGATCCGTTCAATCCGAACAACTCGATTTCGGCCGGGCTCGGCTATCAACTGCAAGTCTCGCTGACTAACGCCCTGACAGGCGCGACCGGCAGCCTGACCGAGCGGGTGGACGGCTCCGCCAATGAGAACAGCGGCAACCTGACCTCGAGCGGCGTGCTCACCTTCAGCGATGTCGATCTGATCGATACCCATACGGTCAACGCCATCCTGCAATCGGCGAGCGACTCCCTCAACGGCACCACCGCCGCGCGCGGCTCTTTCACCCCGGTCATCAGCGATCCGGCTAGCGGCGACGGCGCGGGCGAGATCAGTTGGACCTACACGGTCGCCGCCGGCGCCCTGGACGATCTGGCCGCCGGCCAGGCCCTGACCCTGGTCTACCGGGTCAGCGTCACCGACAACCACGGCGCCCAGAGCTACCGCGATGTGACCATCAGCCTTACCGGCACTAACGATGCCCCGGTTGTTGGAACAGGCTCAGCCATTGTTTCAGAAGAGGGTCTGACCGGCGCGAATGCAGACAGCTTGGGCAGTACGGACACCACCAACAGCTTGACGGTAACCGGCAACATCAGCATCAGTGACGTCGATGCCGGCAGCAGTTTCATCGTCACCCTCGGCGCACCGAGCACCGCCCTGACCTCCGGTGGGCAGAGCGTTCAGTGGTCGGGCAGTGGCACCAACCTGCTGACAGGCAGTGCTGGTGGCAAGACGATCGTCACTATCGGCATCGACAACCAGGGCAACTACAGCGTCGCCCTCGCCGGCCCGCTGGATCATGCCGGCACCAGCAGCGAGGACCTGCGTTCCTTCGGTGTGACGGTCAACGTCAACGATGGCTCGACCACTACCAGCAACACCTTGACCATTAATGTCGAAGACGACAGCCCGACACTGGGAACGCCGACCGGCGTCGAGTTGATGACCGCTGCCGGAACCATAGCCACAGGCAACCTTGGCCTGTCGATCGGCGCCGATGCAACAGGCTCTGAAGTCCAGTTTTCCAGCATTTCCGGTTCGGTCGATGCCACCGGCAACATTCTGGCCAGCACCTATGACCAAAACGGCACCCTGATCAGCAGCTCTACCTATCTGACCTACCAGGACAGTAAGCTGCATTACGTGAATGCTGCCGATGGCTCGCTGACCGCGATAACCAGCGATGGCACTGCCGTGTTCAAAGTTTCTGCCAATCCGGTTACCGGGGAATACCAGGTCACCAACTTCAAGACACTGGACTCGGCAATCGCCTCGATTTCCAACTTCAACATCTCGGGCGGTAACTCTGGGGTATTCCAACTGGGCGCCGGCAGTCATTTCGAGATGGTCGCCACTGCCACCACCAATGGCATAGTTTCGACGGTAAATACCTCCGCCAACTTCTTCGGGGTTGCGGCCGGTCAGTCAATCGACGCTGAGGACGTACTCAGTTTCACCTTGCGCGACGTCGACACGCAAGCCGCCACCACCATGACCTCGATGTCGTTCAAAACCGACAAGCTGGGCAATGGTGAAACTCTGACCTGGACCGCCTACGCAGCCGACGGAAGCAGCCTGGGCAACGGTACTGTAGCCGGACAGAATGGCAGCGATGCGAGCTTCACCGTCAGTACCAGCCTGTTGAACGGCCATGCATTCAGCAGCATCTCCCTCGGAGCTTCATCCGGCACCAGTTACAAGCTCATGATCAACGGAATCAGCGGCCACGCCAGTGCTTACGACCAATCCATCAAACTTGGCGTTGCTGGGGTGGATGGCGATGGTGACAGTACCACCATCAAGTCACTGAACATCGCCTTTGATGGCGGCTTCACTTCCAGCGAGAGCATTACCGGGACAAGCAGCAACGATGCGATCAATCAAGCAACAAGCACAACGAGCAAACTGATCAGCACCCTTGGCGGCAATGACTATGTCGAAGCCGGCGCCGGTAATGACTTCATCTACCTGGGGGACTCGGGCAACAACAACCACCCGGTCACTGGTCTGGCGGTAACCCGTGCTGATGTGAGCGCAACCAACCTGCTAAACCTGGATGACAGCGCCTTGCTGCTATCCGACAGTACGCTGAGCCTGACCGCCCGCATGACCAGCGCCAGTAGCAGCCAGCCCGCCAGCGAGTGGGCAGACCTCGGCCATGCAGGCAGTGGCAACGACCATGTCTTCGGCGAGGCTGGCGTTGACCTGATCTACGGTGGTGCGGGTTCCGACGTGCTTTACGGCGGCGCCGGGGTGGATGGACTACGTGGTGGCTCGGGCAATGACATCCTCGTCGGCGGCACCGGCAACGATGTCATGCGTGGCGATGCAGGTAAGGACTCCTTCGTCTGGCGTGCCGGCGATACCGGCAACGACGTGATCAAGGACTTCAGCGCCGCCCAGGGTGACCGCATCGACCTGAGCGATCTGCTGCCGGATAACGCCAGCAACGACATCCTCAGCTACCTGCAGGTGAACACCGCAACCTCCACCCTGCAGGTGAGCACCACGGGCAACTTTGCAGGTGGCGCAGATGTGACTATCCAGCTACAAGGGGTAGACCTGACCACCTACGGGGCCAGCTCGGCGCAGATCGTCAACTCGCTGATAGCCGGTGCCGATCCATTGGTGAAGGTCGACCAAAACTAACGACTTCGGTCAGCCCTTGCCCGCAGCCGTGCAAGTGCCTGCGGCTAAGGCAAACAGACAGAGCCAGAAGGATTGCCGATGTTCTACGTACAACGCGATGCCCGAGGTCTGCTGATGCGGGTCGAGGCTGTGGCTTTTACCGAGATGGACCAGACGCTGACCGCCGACGACCAGGAGGTACAAGCCTGGTTCGCCAATCAAACCGTGGAAACCAGCCTGTTGCAGCTGCAACAGAGCGATCTGGACATGATTCGGGTACTCGACGACTTGATTCAGGTCTTGATGAGCAAAGGCGTAATCCGCATCACCGACCTACCGCCGGCGGCGCAATCCAAACTGATGAACCGCACCCAGGCGCGGGAAGCATTGGGTGGGTTGAGTCGGTTGATCAATGATGAAGAGGCTGGGGTGATCTGAGGTCTTTCTCGTTCACCCCATGACCTATAGCTGGCTGTGAGATTGCCTCGCAGGTTGCACCCGTCCTACCAATCTATCGTGCTAAGCCTCCCTCTCCCCCAGCCCCTCTCCCAAAGGTAGAGGGGAGACAAGCAGGCAACGCAGATAAAAGGCCGAGAACAGCAGTCTTTAGCCCGGACTCGAGACCAAGCCTCACCGCCACTGCGCGGGTTCCCCAAACAAGCGCCCCTGTCCACCCTGGAAGCCCATCGCCCTCAGCACCTCCAACTCACCCTGAGTCTCGACTCGCTCCGCGATCAGCGGCAGGTCGATGCTATGGGCCGCGCGCTGCATGGCTTCGATAAACAGGCGCTTATCGTTTTCCTGATCGATGTCACGGATATAACTGCCATCGATCTTCAGGTAAGCCAATCCAAGACGCGCCAGGTTGCCGATCATGCTGAAGCGGCCACCGAAGTGTTGCAGGCTGAGAGAGAAGCCCAACTCGCGCAGGCGGCGGATCAACTGTTCAAGCACTGCCTGTTCCGGTAACTGCGACTCTTCCAATTCGAGGATCAAGCGCGGGCCGAGCTGTGGGTGCTGACGCAAGCGCTCCAGCATACGGTTCAGCGCTTGCGGGTCGCGCAGAGTTGCGGCGCAAAGGTTCAAGGCCAGCGGTTCGCTGTGCCCGGCCATCTGTTGCAGCACCAGTTCCAGCATCACCTGATCCAGCCGCGCCGACCAGCCAAAGCGCTCCAGCCAGGGCAGAAAGCGCCCAGCCGGGATGCTTTCACCCTGATCGTCGAGCAGGCGCGAGAGCACTTTGTAATGCAGCACGCGCTCGGTGTTGCGGCAGTCCACCACTGGCTGGAAGAACAGACGGAAGCGGCCCTCATTCAGCGCCTGATCAAGCAGGCGGTGCCAGACGTGCCGCTCCTCGCCGATACTCGGCACTTCACTGCGTTCGAGACGAACCCAGGTGTGCTCGCCAAGGCCCTCGGCCTGGGTCAGCGCTTCATCCGCCAGGCCAAGCAAGGATTGCGACGAGTCGCCGGGGTTGAACGAAGCGAGGCCCATATAGGCGACCGGCGTGCAATCCGAGGCACCGGTGGCGCGCAGGCTTTCCAGCGCCGCTTCCAAGCGCTGCACCAATTGTTCGGCCTCCTCTCGCACCAGGCCTGGCGCCAGCACGGCGAACTCGCCGCCGCGGCTGCGCGCGACCAGATCACTGGTTTCCGGATACTCCGCGCTCAGACGCAGCAGTTGTTCGCCCACCGCCTTGAGCAATTGGTCGGTGCGCTGCCCGCCCAAGCGCTGGTTCAGCCCGACCAGGTCATTCACCCGCAACAACAGCAGATAACCGGAGCAGGCATGTTCCTCTACGCTCAGCCGCGCATGCAGCTGCATGTCGAAGTAACGTCGGTTGGCCAGCCCGGTCAGGCTGTCTTGATAGGCGTCCTCACGGAGTTTTTCACTGCGTTCGGCCTGTTCCTGAAACAGCGTCTTGAGCTTCTCGACCATCTGGTTCATCGCTTGCACCACGCGCTTCAACTCGGGAGTGCGCGGCAGCTCCGGCAGGCTGAGAAACTCACGGCGAGCGATGGCGCGTGACTGCTCGACCATGTAATCCAAAGGTTTCAGCTGCCGGCGCAGCAGCACCGCGCCTAAACCTGCGCTGACCAGACCACAAAGCAGCAGCCAGCCGAGGCTACCCAAGGCGCTTTGCCAGAGCTTGGCGATGGCGAACATCGGGTGGCTGACCACCTCAACCCGCGCCGCCTGCGCCCAACCACGGCTGACAATGGCATCGCCGCCGGCCGACTGCAGGCCGATCAACTTCACGAACCACGCCGGCACCTGGGTTTCATTCGAAATCCCACTGCGCTCGACCATCACCTTGCCCGTGGCCATATCGACCACGCGGATGCTGGCGAAATAGCCGCTGTCGAAAATCGAACTGACCATCAATTCGACCATCGCCGGATCATCGATATTCGGCGTTAGCGACAGGCCCAACGCCGTGGCCGCATCCTGCGCGTGGGAGCGCAGTTGATTGACGTACTGCGCCCGCGAGCTTTTCAGGCTGACCATAAAACTGCCGCCAAAGGCGATCACGAGAAACAGACAAATCGCGATCAATAATTGCTTGAACAGGGACATCTCAGCTCCTACTTCTAGTAGACCGGCTCCGCGGGAAAGCCTTCCGTGCGCATTTTCTTCAACAGGTCTTGCCAACGCGACAAGCGCTTGCTGTCGCCTACCCGCTTGTTCCCACCCGATCCAGGCAGCCAGAGGCCTTCACCGTTGAAGGCATAGACCGGCAGCAGGTCGTTACGCTGACTGGCCGGCAGAATGGCCGGGTTTAGGTTGTCCAAGACCAGCGGGGTGGCTGCCGGGCTGGCGTAATAGGTCACGACCATGTGCGCCTGATTCAAGCGCAAGGCTTTGACATAGGTAATCCGCAGTTTTTCGCTGGCGACGCCCAGGTGCCGCAGGCTGAAATACTTAGCGATGGCGAAGTCTTCACAGTCCCCAGCGCCTTGGCGTAACGACTCGACCGGCGAGGCCCAATAATCGGTTTCATGCCAGAGACTTTGATCATCCTGAAAGCGCAGCTGCCGATTGAAGAAGCGGTTAACCACTCGCAGCTTTTCTAGCTCGCTGACCTGCGCATGACTAACCAGCAAGCGCTGCCAGTCATCGATGCGCTGGCGCCCCTCACCCAGCGGACCATAGAGCACCTCCGCCCGCCGACTGATCAGGGAAAAATCCCAGTCGGCATGCAGGCTGCTCAGCAACAAGCACGTCAGCAGGCTTGAGCTGGCTGTGGTCAGCCATAGGCAGCAGCGGCTGCGGGGGAATGCGAAACGTACCGCCACTGCGCGTAGTCCATGCGGTCAAATTGAAAGCGTGCGGATGGTGCGTGTTGCACCGAAAAAAGACAATGGCACATTGCAATCAACCACGCCGTGACGAAAGAGGCAGAAGCCTGGACAGCCCCAGCCCCCATGGTCAGACTGCTCAGCATCCAGCCAAGGAGATGCTTCTTGAACCTGTTTTTGCTGCGCTACCGCTTCCGCCTGTTGTTCGCCAGCAGCGTCTGTCTCACCGTCATCGTGGGCTGGCCACAACCACCTAAGTGGTTGGAGTTGGGTGCCTTATTGCTGTTGGTGTTGGCCGGGATCAATACCTTGCGCCATCGGCAGGTGTTCCTGCGGCTGGTCGGCACCATTGGCACACTCAATCTGTTACTGCTGGCTTTCGGCAACTGGCTGACACTGCCGGCGCCGATCACCAACGGCCTGGCGCTGATCTTTCTGTACCTGGCGCTGTTCTTCACCCTGTTCCGCCGAGTGACCCACGAGCGACCGGTCACCAGCGAACTGCTCTACGGCATGACCGCGCTCTACTTGCAAATTGCCCTGGCCTTCGCCTTCGGCTATCAAGTCATCGGCGGCTTCTGGCCGGACGCGTTCTACAGCGAGCAAGGCCCGCTGCAGTTGGATGACTTCATCTATTTCAGCCTGACAACCCTGACCACCCTGGGTTACGGCGATATCCACGCCATCGGCCCCGCTGCCCGCCTGCTGGCAGTCAGCGAAGCCGTGGTCGGCGTGCTGTTCATTGCCCTGGCGGTAGCGCGCAGCCTGAGCTTGCTCAACGACAAGGACGAAAGCTTCTAGACTGGCGCACCCAGCGAACTGCGCGCGGTTAGCGCAGGCTGCGCAGGTGCAACACGCCAAATAACAGCACTTGCAGACGCTCCAACCAAGGCAACGGACGCACGGCCAAGCGGCGGTTGTACAGCAACACCTCAGCGATATGCACCAGCAGCATGACTCCGGCGATCAGCGAGATTGGCCCTTGAAGTGGTCGACCAAAGGGAAACAGCAAATTGAGCACTGCCATCAGCCAAAACATGGCCACCGCACCCTTGGCGAAAGACCCGATATTCAGTGTGCAAAGCTCCGCTTGAGTGTTGGGAAGACCCGTAGCAGTTTGCCGACCCGCTCGATGGCTGCCGTCTGCACTTTCGATTGGAACAGCGCGCTGGTTGGACAGTTGAACGCCCAA contains these protein-coding regions:
- a CDS encoding tryptophan synthase subunit beta → MFYVQRDARGLLMRVEAVAFTEMDQTLTADDQEVQAWFANQTVETSLLQLQQSDLDMIRVLDDLIQVLMSKGVIRITDLPPAAQSKLMNRTQAREALGGLSRLINDEEAGVI
- the lapD gene encoding cyclic di-GMP receptor LapD, which translates into the protein MSLFKQLLIAICLFLVIAFGGSFMVSLKSSRAQYVNQLRSHAQDAATALGLSLTPNIDDPAMVELMVSSIFDSGYFASIRVVDMATGKVMVERSGISNETQVPAWFVKLIGLQSAGGDAIVSRGWAQAARVEVVSHPMFAIAKLWQSALGSLGWLLLCGLVSAGLGAVLLRRQLKPLDYMVEQSRAIARREFLSLPELPRTPELKRVVQAMNQMVEKLKTLFQEQAERSEKLREDAYQDSLTGLANRRYFDMQLHARLSVEEHACSGYLLLLRVNDLVGLNQRLGGQRTDQLLKAVGEQLLRLSAEYPETSDLVARSRGGEFAVLAPGLVREEAEQLVQRLEAALESLRATGASDCTPVAYMGLASFNPGDSSQSLLGLADEALTQAEGLGEHTWVRLERSEVPSIGEERHVWHRLLDQALNEGRFRLFFQPVVDCRNTERVLHYKVLSRLLDDQGESIPAGRFLPWLERFGWSARLDQVMLELVLQQMAGHSEPLALNLCAATLRDPQALNRMLERLRQHPQLGPRLILELEESQLPEQAVLEQLIRRLRELGFSLSLQHFGGRFSMIGNLARLGLAYLKIDGSYIRDIDQENDKRLFIEAMQRAAHSIDLPLIAERVETQGELEVLRAMGFQGGQGRLFGEPAQWR
- the lapG gene encoding cysteine protease LapG, whose translation is MAVRFAFPRSRCCLWLTTASSSLLTCLLLSSLHADWDFSLISRRAEVLYGPLGEGRQRIDDWQRLLVSHAQVSELEKLRVVNRFFNRQLRFQDDQSLWHETDYWASPVESLRQGAGDCEDFAIAKYFSLRHLGVASEKLRITYVKALRLNQAHMVVTYYASPAATPLVLDNLNPAILPASQRNDLLPVYAFNGEGLWLPGSGGNKRVGDSKRLSRWQDLLKKMRTEGFPAEPVY
- a CDS encoding potassium channel family protein translates to MNLFLLRYRFRLLFASSVCLTVIVGWPQPPKWLELGALLLLVLAGINTLRHRQVFLRLVGTIGTLNLLLLAFGNWLTLPAPITNGLALIFLYLALFFTLFRRVTHERPVTSELLYGMTALYLQIALAFAFGYQVIGGFWPDAFYSEQGPLQLDDFIYFSLTTLTTLGYGDIHAIGPAARLLAVSEAVVGVLFIALAVARSLSLLNDKDESF
- a CDS encoding DUF1145 domain-containing protein — translated: MNIGSFAKGAVAMFWLMAVLNLLFPFGRPLQGPISLIAGVMLLVHIAEVLLYNRRLAVRPLPWLERLQVLLFGVLHLRSLR